The following are from one region of the Cyanobium gracile PCC 6307 genome:
- a CDS encoding ABC transporter ATP-binding protein yields MAYSNTITTPSTATATATAVTPGDVAGPGAHVRIEDLWYRYPGRDVASWTLQGIDLVLGAGELVGLLGPSGCGKTTLLRLIAGFERPGRGRISIGGQQVAGPDRLLPPERRGVGMVFQDDALFPHLDAWRNACFGLRRGQDTARVAWLLDLLGLGGLERRYPHELSGGQRQRLAMARALAPSPSVVLLDEPFSNLDVEVRLRLRSELPAVLARCGASGLMVTHDPEEALAICDRVGVLRDGVLHQCAPPRQLVDQPATAFVGQFVLQSNLLPARWRGRRLQTALGELEPLSGGDDGSGASEAIEVMVRPQALEFLPDEDGSAWITGREFLGREWLYQVQLGEQRLRWRAPLEADHPHGRRGRLRFRSGESALLFPGGRPLVTLPPGRNAGGLSSLP; encoded by the coding sequence ATGGCCTACTCCAACACCATCACCACGCCGTCCACTGCCACCGCCACCGCCACGGCCGTCACCCCCGGGGATGTCGCCGGGCCCGGCGCCCATGTGCGCATCGAGGACCTCTGGTACCGCTACCCGGGCCGGGACGTCGCCTCCTGGACCCTCCAAGGCATCGACCTCGTCCTCGGGGCCGGGGAACTGGTGGGTCTGCTGGGCCCCTCCGGTTGCGGCAAGACCACCCTGCTGCGGCTGATCGCCGGCTTCGAGCGTCCCGGCCGCGGCCGCATCAGCATCGGCGGCCAGCAGGTGGCGGGTCCGGATCGCCTGTTGCCCCCCGAGCGGCGGGGCGTCGGCATGGTCTTCCAGGACGATGCCCTCTTTCCCCATCTCGATGCCTGGCGCAACGCCTGTTTCGGCCTGCGTCGCGGCCAGGACACCGCCCGGGTGGCCTGGCTCCTCGATCTGCTGGGCCTGGGCGGGCTGGAGCGCCGCTACCCCCACGAGCTGTCCGGCGGCCAGCGCCAGCGCCTGGCCATGGCCCGTGCCCTGGCGCCGTCGCCCTCGGTGGTGCTGCTCGATGAGCCCTTCTCCAATCTGGATGTGGAGGTGCGGCTACGGCTGCGCAGCGAGCTGCCCGCCGTGCTGGCCCGCTGCGGCGCCAGTGGCCTGATGGTGACCCACGACCCGGAGGAGGCCCTGGCGATCTGCGACCGGGTGGGGGTGCTCCGCGACGGGGTGCTGCACCAGTGCGCCCCGCCGCGGCAGCTGGTCGACCAGCCCGCCACCGCCTTTGTCGGCCAGTTCGTGCTCCAGTCCAACCTGTTGCCGGCCCGCTGGCGGGGCCGGCGGCTGCAGACCGCCCTCGGCGAGCTCGAGCCCCTCTCCGGCGGCGACGACGGCTCCGGGGCATCGGAGGCCATCGAGGTGATGGTCCGCCCCCAGGCCCTGGAATTCCTGCCTGATGAGGATGGATCCGCCTGGATCACCGGCCGCGAGTTCCTGGGCCGCGAATGGCTCTACCAGGTGCAGCTCGGGGAGCAGCGGCTGCGCTGGCGGGCCCCCCTGGAGGCCGACCACCCCCATGGCCGCCGGGGCCGGCTGCGCTTCCGCTCCGGCGAGTCGGCGCTGCTGTTTCCCGGGGGCCGGCCCCTGGTGACACTGCCGCCGGGTCGCAACGCCGGGGGCCTCAGCTCCCTTCCCTGA
- a CDS encoding anti-sigma factor antagonist (This anti-anti-sigma factor, or anti-sigma factor antagonist, belongs to a family that includes characterized members SpoIIAA, RsbV, RsfA, and RsfB.) has translation MTQTASIRSDDVLESDGAIKLRKVILSGRLDMLGMEEIALKLTSLTAIKPLPVILDLRDVSFLASIGIRSIISSARALDQKGGRMVLLLGTNELVKATLESTGIDDVIPMVSDEDQAERDALARGSIDGATPA, from the coding sequence ATGACGCAGACGGCTTCAATCCGATCGGACGATGTCCTGGAGTCCGATGGTGCCATCAAGCTGCGCAAAGTTATACTTTCCGGTCGTCTCGACATGCTGGGCATGGAAGAGATTGCCCTGAAGCTCACATCGCTGACGGCCATCAAACCATTGCCGGTCATTCTTGACCTTCGTGACGTCAGTTTTCTGGCCTCCATCGGCATTCGCAGCATCATCTCCAGTGCCCGTGCCCTGGATCAGAAAGGCGGCCGCATGGTGCTCCTGCTGGGCACCAACGAACTGGTGAAGGCCACGCTGGAGTCCACCGGGATCGACGACGTGATTCCGATGGTCTCCGATGAGGATCAGGCCGAACGGGACGCCCTGGCCAGAGGCTCGATCGATGGCGCCACCCCAGCCTGA
- the gloB gene encoding hydroxyacylglutathione hydrolase has translation MPDHAEATAEAALQVALLPVLRDNYLFVLHDGRRAVLVDPAVAEPAIAWLKQRQLELVAVLHTHHHSDHIGGTPALLREWPRAEVVAARDDRERIPFQTHGVADGDRFTLLGQPVEVLAVPGHTRAHIAFHLPLQGELFCGDTLFAAGCGRLFEGTPEQMHRSLQRLAALPESTRVWCAHEYTEANLRWAAAQRPGDGAIAERLAAVRLTRSRAGATIPSSIGEERRTNLFVRAADPRELAELRRSKNDWTD, from the coding sequence ATGCCGGATCACGCCGAAGCCACCGCCGAAGCCGCACTGCAGGTGGCGTTGCTGCCGGTGCTGCGGGACAACTACCTGTTCGTGCTCCACGACGGGCGGCGGGCCGTGCTGGTGGATCCGGCGGTGGCGGAGCCGGCGATCGCCTGGCTGAAGCAGCGGCAGCTTGAGCTGGTGGCCGTGCTGCACACCCACCACCACAGCGATCACATCGGCGGCACCCCCGCCCTGCTGCGGGAATGGCCCCGGGCCGAGGTGGTGGCGGCCCGCGATGACCGGGAGCGGATCCCCTTCCAGACCCATGGGGTGGCGGACGGCGATCGCTTCACCCTGCTGGGCCAGCCGGTGGAGGTGCTGGCGGTGCCGGGCCACACCCGCGCCCACATCGCCTTCCACCTGCCCCTGCAGGGGGAGCTGTTCTGCGGCGACACCCTCTTCGCCGCCGGCTGCGGCCGGCTGTTCGAAGGAACCCCTGAGCAGATGCATCGTTCCCTGCAGCGGCTGGCCGCCCTGCCGGAGTCCACGCGGGTGTGGTGCGCCCATGAGTACACCGAGGCCAACCTGCGCTGGGCGGCGGCGCAGCGGCCGGGGGACGGGGCCATCGCCGAACGGCTGGCCGCGGTGCGGCTCACCCGCTCCCGGGCCGGAGCCACGATCCCCAGCAGCATCGGCGAGGAGCGCCGCACCAACCTGTTCGTGCGGGCGGCGGATCCCCGGGAACTGGCCGAACTTCGCCGCAGCAAGAATGACTGGACGGACTGA
- a CDS encoding ATP-binding protein, with amino-acid sequence MAPPQPDAPTLSVQPSPQELRRCSEWLTEHCRNQAVPPGPTGKLDLCLNEVLANLIDHGGAAHFSCPVDLTLELADCGDRSLATLTIVDAGPAFDPLSVSRGPLPRTLAEAEPGGLGLLLVNRFMDERSYRRAGDRNVLKLGIYFSKDP; translated from the coding sequence ATGGCGCCACCCCAGCCTGACGCCCCCACCCTCTCGGTGCAGCCCAGCCCCCAGGAGCTGCGGCGCTGCTCCGAGTGGCTCACGGAACACTGCCGGAACCAGGCTGTCCCACCCGGGCCCACCGGCAAGCTCGACCTCTGCCTCAACGAGGTCCTGGCCAACCTGATCGACCACGGCGGGGCGGCCCATTTCAGCTGCCCGGTGGATCTGACCCTGGAGTTGGCCGATTGCGGCGACCGGAGCCTGGCCACCCTCACCATCGTCGATGCCGGCCCGGCCTTCGATCCCCTCAGCGTCAGCCGCGGGCCCCTGCCCCGCACCCTTGCGGAAGCCGAACCCGGCGGACTCGGGCTGCTGCTGGTGAATCGTTTCATGGATGAACGCAGCTACCGCAGGGCCGGGGACAGGAACGTGCTTAAGCTCGGCATCTACTTTTCAAAAGACCCCTGA
- the hisG gene encoding ATP phosphoribosyltransferase, translating into MITANQRSPITVALAKGALLKDSVRRFQAAGLDFSALLEEDNRLLMVPSRCGTARALLVRNADVPVYVAYGQAQLGVVGYDVLREHQLPVAQLVDLGFGGCRMAVAVKASSGYRRAADLPAHCRVASKFTRCAEAFFEQLDLPVELIHLTGSVELGPITGMSEAIVDLVATGRTLRDNGLVAIEDLFSSTARLIGHPLALRLDDGALQGLVERIATARRPAPVPSP; encoded by the coding sequence ATGATCACCGCCAACCAGCGGTCCCCGATCACCGTCGCCCTCGCCAAGGGCGCCCTGCTGAAGGACTCGGTGCGCCGCTTCCAGGCGGCCGGCCTGGATTTCTCCGCCCTGCTGGAGGAGGACAACCGCCTGCTGATGGTGCCCAGCCGCTGCGGCACGGCCAGGGCCCTGCTGGTTCGCAACGCCGATGTGCCGGTCTATGTGGCCTACGGCCAGGCCCAGCTCGGCGTGGTGGGGTACGACGTGCTGCGCGAGCACCAGCTGCCCGTGGCCCAGCTGGTGGATCTGGGCTTCGGCGGCTGCCGCATGGCGGTGGCGGTGAAGGCGAGCAGCGGCTACCGCCGGGCCGCGGACCTGCCGGCCCACTGCCGGGTGGCGAGCAAGTTCACCCGCTGCGCCGAAGCCTTCTTCGAGCAGCTGGACCTGCCGGTGGAGCTGATCCACCTCACCGGCTCGGTGGAGCTCGGTCCGATCACGGGCATGTCCGAGGCGATCGTCGATCTTGTGGCCACCGGCCGCACCCTGCGGGACAACGGACTGGTGGCGATCGAGGATCTGTTCAGCAGCACCGCCCGCCTGATCGGCCACCCCCTGGCCCTGCGCCTCGATGACGGCGCTCTCCAGGGTCTGGTGGAGCGGATCGCCACCGCCCGGAGGCCCGCTCCGGTGCCCTCCCCATGA
- a CDS encoding SpoIIE family protein phosphatase: protein MCVEPPPSLDPSTTTSLPFKDIPLFRDLKEDVLLAAVHRCELLPLQPGQVLLTPGQTNEDIFIILAGTVTVHLGADGYRSKGMAIPIGQCIGEFSAIDGRPASALVRAEDDATVLRIPQQVFWSHMVLLPGVARNMMISLVERTRLTNQLTLEAQREALELSHLRKELDLARDLQLNMLPPQGDLFSGHPDIEIATLMEPATTVAGDFFDAFFVDSHRLFVCIGDVSGHGLGAALFMARSVGLLRILANTETSPDAVLRRLNDSLAEGNEAALFVTMFCGYLDVSSGLFTYSNGGHCPPLRLQDGEVRPIAMPKGALLGIFPGRTYQSLTLQLDPGDLLMVYTDGVTEAENIEGEPFGVQGCQSLLAEAGQAPLDSLIQGLRQSLRGFTSSQHLEDDCTLLLLRRRPDSVVREGS from the coding sequence ATGTGTGTCGAGCCCCCACCCTCCCTGGACCCCTCGACCACCACTTCCCTCCCCTTCAAGGACATTCCCCTCTTCCGCGATCTGAAGGAGGACGTGTTGCTGGCGGCAGTTCACCGCTGCGAGCTTCTGCCGCTGCAACCGGGCCAGGTGCTGCTCACACCCGGGCAGACCAACGAGGACATCTTCATCATCCTGGCCGGAACGGTCACGGTCCACCTCGGCGCCGACGGCTACCGCAGCAAGGGGATGGCCATTCCCATCGGTCAATGCATCGGGGAGTTCTCCGCCATTGATGGCCGGCCGGCTTCGGCCCTGGTGAGGGCAGAGGATGACGCGACCGTGCTGCGGATTCCCCAGCAGGTGTTCTGGTCGCACATGGTGCTTCTGCCCGGAGTGGCCCGCAACATGATGATCTCCCTGGTGGAACGCACCCGGCTCACCAACCAGCTGACCCTGGAGGCCCAGCGGGAAGCCCTGGAGCTGTCCCACCTGCGCAAGGAACTGGACCTGGCCCGGGATTTGCAGCTGAACATGCTGCCGCCCCAGGGCGACCTGTTCTCCGGGCATCCGGACATCGAGATCGCCACCCTGATGGAACCGGCCACCACGGTGGCGGGGGATTTCTTCGATGCCTTCTTCGTCGACAGCCACCGGCTCTTCGTCTGCATCGGGGATGTGTCCGGCCATGGCCTCGGCGCGGCGCTGTTCATGGCGCGCTCAGTGGGGCTGCTCAGGATCCTGGCGAACACCGAAACATCTCCGGACGCCGTTCTTCGCCGCCTCAATGACAGCCTCGCCGAAGGCAACGAGGCCGCCCTGTTCGTCACCATGTTCTGTGGCTATCTGGATGTGAGCTCCGGCCTGTTCACCTATTCCAACGGCGGCCACTGCCCGCCGCTGCGGCTGCAGGACGGGGAGGTCCGTCCGATTGCCATGCCCAAGGGTGCGCTGCTGGGCATCTTCCCCGGCCGGACCTACCAGAGCCTGACCCTGCAGCTCGACCCCGGCGACCTGCTGATGGTCTACACCGACGGCGTCACCGAAGCCGAGAACATCGAAGGGGAACCATTCGGTGTCCAGGGGTGCCAGAGCCTCCTGGCCGAGGCGGGCCAGGCCCCCCTGGACTCCTTGATCCAGGGGCTGCGCCAGAGCCTGCGGGGCTTTACCAGCAGCCAGCACCTCGAGGACGACTGCACCCTGCTGCTGCTGCGGCGCCGGCCCGATTCCGTCGTCAGGGAAGGGAGCTGA